One Cydia pomonella isolate Wapato2018A chromosome 15, ilCydPomo1, whole genome shotgun sequence DNA window includes the following coding sequences:
- the LOC133525937 gene encoding uncharacterized protein LOC133525937 has translation MADSTTENNADNVNEAPSNQEDARARELIFDWPINVVVSEPKILSPEPDVAQQGKDVQKLGPLWKTVRYAETKRQFESTTPFCALHVNHELESLTPRCKSFDMLQRFDQTLAAVTHGLLKQKKILQSTIDGLPVEVRNTVQNSLQSANSQYKKISDDLLQYVCGRRSQVIQHRREMFLPRNMGVREALHAIPPTELVLFESRRLSQLVEALPDKIDHFVPNMDKCRCCQFHKQRRRQSSEEPQDDEPVVPDRKRHHKQCRRRNSSDDQSSEEETRFRRRKRQPEQCKRRHTSGARNTEDDSGPRRRRR, from the coding sequence ATGGCTGATTCTACAACAGAAAACAATGCTGATAATGTAAATGAAGCCCCCAGTAATCAGGAAGATGCTCGAGCAAGGGAACTAATTTTTGACTGGCCTATTAATGTGGTTGTGTCCGAACCTAAGATCCTTAGCCCTGAACCAGATGTGGCTCAACAGGGTAAAGATGTACAGAAATTAGGCCCGCTATGGAAAACTGTGAGATATGCAGAGACAAAGAGACAGTTTGAATCCACAACACCTTTCTGTGCATTGCATGTGAACCATGAGCTTGAAAGTTTGACTCCCAGATGCAAGTCATTTGATATGCTGCAGAGGTTTGATCAAACTCTTGCAGCCGTGACACATGGGCTCTTGAAACAGAAGAAAATACTACAGAGTACTATAGATGGTTTACCGGTAGAAGTGAGAAATACCGTTCAGAATTCATTGCAGTCAGCCAATTCTCAGTACAAAAAGATTTCTGATGATTTATTACAATATGTTTGTGGAAGACGGTCACAAGTCATCCAACATAGAAGGGAAATGTTCTTGCCACGAAATATGGGAGTGCGGGAAGCTCTGCACGCTATACCACCTACAGAGCTTGTCTTGTTTGAAAGTAGAAGACTGTCACAACTTGTAGAAGCCTTGCCTGATAAAATAGATCATTTTGTCCCTAATATGGACAAATGCAGATGCTGTCAGTTCCACAAGCAACGCCGAAGGCAGTCTTCAGAAGAACCTCAAGATGATGAACCTGTGGTGCCTGACAGAAAGAGACACCACAAACAGTGCAGGAGAAGAAATTCATCTGATGATCAAAGTTCAGAAGAGGAAACTAGGTTTCGACGCAGAAAGAGACAACCCGAGCAATGTAAGAGAAGGCATACATCAGGGGCGCGTAATACAGAAGATGATTCTGGTCCAAGGAGGAGACGCCGCTAG